One genomic region from Spirulina subsalsa PCC 9445 encodes:
- a CDS encoding secretin N-terminal domain-containing protein, which translates to MVSINFRQVGILTGAAAVLMVAQPVGAAQVQITQVQVQSNNNGFQLVLGLANSDSIPQVLTVVQGNNLVAEILDSELALPEGGSTFRQNTPVPGIARVEMIQVNSETVRVIVSGENRPPVGQILRQQSGQLVFGFAPGGAMASGETPRAATQRQTGEVRPLPPPQGNNPLPSTIPLQDPPPQLTVPENTVNPQIPQPEGELPRFDPSLFSQTPRSEVLVPNPAITIEGSPATPAAPAQPIAPAPPFLPRAVAPPVGDIAVANLDSSPEIIDLGTSARVPNIVLQDAPVREVLGLLARSADLNLIFAETGEGGADGGPTISLDLQDEPVQDVFNYVIQAAGLQAARRGRTVFVGTQLPQAAQNIVTRTFRLNQVTASSAANFLATQGAEVQLLVELEEDIINPQTQERIGTRQLPPRLERITPEVDNSLGPLLLVGTSVAADSRLNTVTIVGEPRKVQMATNFLRQLDARRRQVAVNVKIIDVNLSNIGRFGTSFSFGINDTGVINQSGIGIINFGTSDRNVPLRTTTGAIEPRSADPNSFIGAEPFQVGRGNIGPTQPSIGLTSETVGQSAVATAGNPSFNMVNAFLLQLQASIQNNNAKILTDPTLIVQEGQTAAVNLTQDVVTNIETDVQAAAGVVTSTVTVEVSRGDAGVGLVLAVNVERIDDNGFITMQVSPQVSTIGEVQTINIGGSSNNISLLSRRNLSTGVVRMRDGQTLILSGIIQDQDRVQVQKVPILADIPLIGSLFRRTNRTNQRNEVIVMVTPQVLDDSERFGGTGYTFTPGQDSQQMLQQQGFPVPGQPVPPNR; encoded by the coding sequence ATGGTGAGTATTAATTTTAGGCAAGTCGGGATTTTAACCGGAGCAGCAGCCGTTTTGATGGTAGCCCAGCCTGTGGGGGCGGCTCAAGTCCAAATTACCCAAGTTCAAGTCCAATCCAATAATAATGGCTTTCAGTTGGTTCTGGGTCTGGCTAACAGCGACAGCATCCCCCAAGTGTTAACGGTGGTGCAAGGGAATAATCTGGTGGCCGAGATTTTAGATAGTGAGCTAGCCTTACCGGAAGGGGGCAGTACGTTCCGACAAAATACCCCCGTCCCGGGTATTGCACGGGTGGAGATGATTCAGGTCAACTCGGAAACCGTGCGGGTGATTGTCTCGGGAGAAAATCGCCCCCCCGTCGGTCAAATTTTGCGCCAACAGTCGGGTCAGTTGGTCTTCGGTTTTGCTCCTGGTGGCGCAATGGCTAGCGGTGAAACGCCCCGAGCCGCGACACAACGACAAACGGGTGAGGTGCGGCCGCTCCCTCCTCCTCAAGGGAATAATCCCCTCCCCTCTACTATTCCTCTCCAAGACCCTCCCCCTCAACTGACGGTTCCTGAAAATACTGTCAACCCCCAAATTCCTCAACCGGAGGGGGAGTTACCCCGGTTTGACCCTTCGTTATTTTCCCAAACGCCGCGCTCTGAAGTGTTGGTGCCGAATCCGGCCATTACTATTGAGGGCAGTCCAGCCACCCCAGCCGCCCCGGCTCAACCCATTGCTCCGGCTCCCCCGTTTTTGCCTCGGGCGGTAGCTCCCCCGGTGGGAGATATTGCGGTGGCGAATCTGGACTCTTCCCCGGAAATTATCGATTTAGGCACCAGCGCCCGGGTGCCGAATATTGTCTTGCAGGATGCCCCGGTGCGGGAGGTTTTAGGTCTTTTGGCGCGTTCGGCGGACTTGAATTTGATTTTTGCGGAAACTGGGGAAGGAGGAGCAGACGGCGGTCCGACCATTTCCTTGGATTTGCAGGATGAGCCGGTGCAGGATGTGTTTAATTATGTGATCCAAGCGGCGGGTTTACAAGCGGCTCGGCGGGGGCGGACGGTGTTTGTGGGGACGCAATTACCCCAAGCGGCTCAGAATATTGTGACGCGGACGTTTCGCTTAAATCAGGTGACGGCATCGAGTGCGGCGAACTTCCTCGCAACTCAAGGGGCTGAGGTGCAGTTGTTGGTGGAGTTGGAAGAGGATATTATTAACCCTCAAACTCAGGAAAGAATTGGAACGCGACAATTGCCACCCCGTTTAGAACGGATTACTCCAGAAGTGGATAATTCCCTAGGTCCTCTGTTGTTGGTGGGAACTTCTGTGGCGGCGGATTCTCGGTTAAATACGGTGACGATTGTGGGAGAACCGCGCAAGGTTCAGATGGCGACGAATTTTTTAAGACAACTGGATGCCCGTCGTCGTCAAGTGGCGGTTAATGTGAAAATTATTGATGTCAATTTGAGTAATATTGGACGGTTTGGGACAAGTTTCTCTTTTGGGATTAATGACACGGGGGTGATTAATCAGTCGGGGATTGGGATTATTAATTTCGGCACGAGCGATCGCAATGTTCCCCTAAGAACAACGACGGGCGCGATTGAACCCCGTTCTGCGGATCCCAATTCCTTTATTGGGGCTGAACCGTTCCAAGTGGGACGGGGAAATATTGGTCCGACTCAGCCCAGTATTGGACTCACCAGTGAAACAGTCGGTCAGTCTGCCGTGGCGACAGCAGGCAATCCGTCGTTTAACATGGTGAATGCCTTTTTATTGCAGCTTCAAGCCTCGATTCAAAATAATAACGCTAAAATCCTGACGGATCCGACCTTGATTGTGCAGGAAGGCCAAACGGCGGCGGTGAATTTAACTCAGGATGTGGTCACTAATATTGAAACGGATGTTCAAGCGGCGGCGGGTGTTGTGACTTCGACGGTGACGGTGGAGGTGAGTCGCGGTGATGCTGGGGTGGGTTTGGTTCTGGCGGTTAATGTGGAACGCATTGATGATAATGGTTTTATTACCATGCAGGTGAGTCCTCAAGTGAGTACCATTGGGGAGGTACAGACGATTAATATTGGGGGATCTTCTAATAATATTAGTCTGCTCAGTCGTCGGAATTTGTCCACTGGAGTGGTGCGGATGCGGGATGGTCAGACGTTGATTCTCTCGGGGATTATTCAAGACCAAGACCGGGTACAGGTGCAGAAGGTGCCGATTTTGGCGGATATTCCCCTGATTGGCTCGTTGTTCCGTCGGACAAACCGCACAAACCAACGGAATGAGGTGATTGTGATGGTGACTCCCCAAGTGTTGGATGATTCGGAACGCTTTGGGGGGACGGGTTACACCTTTACTCCGGGTCAAGATTCCCAGCAGATGCTACAGCAGCAAGGATTCCCGGTGCCGGGTCAACCTGTACCCCCTAATCGCTAG
- a CDS encoding ArnT family glycosyltransferase — MNVKMRSPLKLLFLLALVWGGFNLFWQNGAIALWDQDEAAYAGFAHNILSTGNWVTPDFLWSDPHRKPPLHFWAIALSFKLFGEQEFALRFPSALAVLLTGCTIYVMGRSAFGEQTARLATIIVFSSLLLPNLGKVSLTDALLVLWQTIALLALCNTLVRPRGLWTVLLWGAVSLGVLTKGPPILILVLGSLVTLALFSPQRRHLIALHPWVGLPLSLIPLLVWGRMAWVADGGEYIQWMIDWYIVKRASGGITFGQWGPPGYFLLVFCLGFLPWVIFFPAALGDLGRNLWRKREQPLSSGIAAWLIWGWLAYEFIPSKLPSYALGAYGAIALLIAQTIIHPPHPRFPWGTRLFLLLSLLLTVGLGGAGWWLLGIRGGVLSLLVGVFWLGWAIATIHQLQRGHLENAITLTTCNGLILTFLIWGFLMPLVNLNHSATQQVAQQIAQTTPPETLVIFADYFDLPSLPFYVAQQQREFIGLENNPLPQLQTYYEREQSTVLIFNQTPALQQFLDQLAAAHLPTPQQVPVRGWFSQMGTLETYTVVWRE, encoded by the coding sequence TTGAACGTTAAAATGCGATCGCCCCTAAAACTGCTTTTCCTCCTCGCCTTGGTCTGGGGCGGCTTTAATCTGTTTTGGCAAAATGGGGCGATCGCACTTTGGGATCAAGATGAGGCGGCCTACGCGGGATTTGCCCATAATATCTTGAGTACAGGGAACTGGGTCACACCGGATTTTCTCTGGTCTGACCCCCACCGTAAACCCCCCCTCCATTTTTGGGCGATCGCACTCTCCTTTAAACTCTTCGGTGAACAAGAATTTGCCCTGCGTTTCCCCAGTGCCTTAGCTGTCCTCTTGACAGGATGCACAATTTATGTTATGGGGCGGTCAGCTTTTGGGGAGCAAACCGCCCGACTGGCGACCATCATTGTTTTTTCCTCCCTCCTGCTACCCAATTTAGGCAAAGTCTCCCTCACCGATGCCCTCTTAGTCCTCTGGCAAACCATCGCCCTATTAGCCCTCTGTAATACCCTTGTGCGACCGCGAGGGCTTTGGACGGTGTTATTGTGGGGGGCCGTGAGTTTAGGCGTTTTAACCAAAGGCCCTCCCATCCTGATTTTAGTGTTAGGCTCCCTCGTCACCCTCGCCCTCTTTTCCCCCCAGCGTCGTCACCTGATCGCCCTCCATCCTTGGGTAGGGTTGCCCTTATCCCTGATTCCCCTATTGGTGTGGGGGCGCATGGCTTGGGTTGCCGATGGGGGGGAGTATATTCAATGGATGATTGACTGGTATATTGTCAAACGGGCAAGCGGAGGGATTACCTTTGGCCAGTGGGGGCCACCGGGGTACTTTTTGCTAGTGTTTTGTCTCGGTTTTTTACCTTGGGTGATCTTCTTCCCGGCCGCTTTAGGGGACTTGGGGCGTAATCTGTGGCGCAAACGGGAGCAGCCTTTGTCTAGTGGGATTGCCGCTTGGTTAATTTGGGGCTGGTTGGCCTACGAATTCATCCCCAGTAAACTCCCCTCCTATGCCTTGGGGGCCTACGGTGCGATCGCCCTCTTAATCGCCCAGACCATTATTCACCCTCCCCACCCTCGCTTTCCTTGGGGAACCCGTCTTTTCCTCCTACTCTCCCTCTTGTTAACTGTGGGTTTGGGAGGAGCGGGCTGGTGGCTACTCGGTATAAGGGGCGGGGTTTTGAGCCTGTTGGTGGGAGTCTTTTGGTTGGGGTGGGCGATCGCAACCATTCACCAACTCCAACGAGGCCACCTAGAAAACGCCATCACCCTCACCACCTGCAACGGATTAATCCTCACCTTCCTGATTTGGGGGTTTCTCATGCCCCTAGTCAACCTCAACCATTCCGCCACCCAACAAGTCGCCCAACAAATCGCCCAAACCACCCCCCCAGAAACCCTCGTCATCTTCGCCGACTACTTCGACCTACCCAGTCTCCCCTTTTACGTCGCCCAACAGCAACGGGAGTTTATTGGCTTAGAAAACAATCCCCTGCCCCAATTACAGACCTATTATGAAAGAGAACAAAGCACCGTTTTAATATTCAATCAAACTCCAGCCCTCCAACAGTTTTTAGACCAGTTAGCCGCCGCCCATTTACCCACCCCCCAACAGGTACCCGTGCGGGGCTGGTTTAGTCAGATGGGAACCCTTGAAACCTATACCGTAGTTTGGCGCGAGTGA
- a CDS encoding SPOR domain-containing protein, with protein sequence MAKNGSGQYSTPSGMSPVLESALSCLDVQLEEELARYRRQRTTTPEPTPTMPPLTERVAAEVAFAPLRPDAEAAPTPALPTPEKPKPPLELESHVANLTQKGNPPAPDSDLPQDDLASSAQLRRNLAEGEPEPPITPPRNRFLTPIGLGSMVLLGSALTLTGVAILEPERLGALYDRLFPAPDAPVATTPASNLPPLTIQGPNLAQDEFGELNLDSLSTITANPSPTLELPNIELLNPSPSRPTAPPPPPPEETSDLTTALLQPIQPAPSPEASPSPAPSPSPSPSPSPSPDLANDPVVLNAAAGPTTSDFYYVLVPYTGPSSLQQARSAIPDAYARRFSQGVQLQMGAFITEADAKQLVERLDAQGITARVYRP encoded by the coding sequence ATGGCGAAAAACGGTTCAGGACAATATTCCACCCCATCGGGCATGAGTCCGGTATTAGAAAGCGCCCTCAGTTGTTTAGATGTACAACTCGAAGAAGAGTTAGCCCGCTACCGTCGCCAACGGACAACGACTCCTGAACCTACGCCTACCATGCCTCCCCTCACGGAACGAGTAGCGGCGGAGGTGGCTTTTGCTCCCCTGCGACCGGATGCTGAGGCCGCCCCGACTCCTGCACTCCCTACTCCAGAGAAACCCAAACCACCCCTTGAACTGGAAAGCCACGTTGCTAACCTCACCCAAAAGGGCAACCCCCCCGCCCCAGACTCTGACCTCCCCCAAGATGATTTAGCGTCCTCGGCTCAACTGCGCCGCAATCTCGCGGAAGGGGAACCAGAACCCCCGATTACTCCCCCGCGCAATCGTTTCTTAACCCCTATTGGGCTGGGGTCTATGGTGCTGTTAGGCAGTGCTTTAACCTTAACTGGGGTTGCGATTTTGGAGCCGGAACGTCTGGGCGCTCTCTATGACCGCTTGTTCCCTGCTCCGGATGCCCCTGTGGCCACAACTCCGGCCTCAAACCTCCCTCCCTTGACGATTCAAGGCCCGAACCTCGCTCAGGATGAATTTGGGGAGTTAAATTTAGACTCCTTAAGCACGATTACGGCTAACCCTAGCCCGACTTTGGAATTGCCGAATATAGAACTCCTCAATCCTTCCCCGAGTCGTCCGACGGCTCCCCCACCTCCGCCGCCGGAAGAAACCAGTGACTTGACCACGGCTCTGTTACAGCCGATTCAACCCGCCCCGAGTCCGGAGGCTTCTCCTAGTCCGGCTCCCTCTCCTAGTCCCTCTCCTAGTCCTTCTCCTAGTCCAGATTTGGCGAATGATCCCGTTGTCCTCAATGCGGCCGCGGGTCCGACGACGAGCGATTTCTACTATGTTTTAGTTCCTTATACTGGGCCGTCTTCCTTACAACAGGCTCGTTCTGCGATTCCGGATGCCTATGCCCGGCGCTTTTCTCAAGGGGTACAGTTACAAATGGGGGCGTTTATTACAGAAGCGGATGCCAAGCAGTTGGTGGAGCGTTTGGACGCTCAGGGTATTACGGCTCGGGTTTATCGGCCCTAA
- a CDS encoding succinate dehydrogenase/fumarate reductase flavoprotein subunit encodes MLEHDVIIVGGGLAGCRAALEIKKINPRLNVGLVAKTHPIRSHSVAAQGGIAATLNNVDPEDSWEAHAFDTVKGSDYLADQDAVEILTKEAPDVIIDLEHMGVLFSRLPDGHIAQRAFGGHSHKRTCYAADKTGHAILHELVSNLRRYGVQIYDEWYVMRLILEEDEAKGVVMFHILDGHLEVVRAKVVMFATGGYGRVFNTTSNDFASTGDGLAMCAMAGLPLEDMEFVQFHPTGLYPVGVLISEAVRGEGAYLRNSEGDRFMANYAPNQMELAPRDITSRAITLEIRAGRGIHADGSPGGPFVHLDLRHMGEEKIMSRVPFCWEEAHRLVGVDAVHEPMPVRPTAHYSMGGIPVNTDGQVRRSGDRLVEGFFAAGECACVSVHGANRLGSNSLLECVVYGRRTGRSIAEYVQTRKMPTFDAQFYITEAEKRIQGLLNQEGTMRIGALRSAFQDCMTEHCGVFRTESVMAQGLEAIRELQAQYPQVYLDDKGTHWNTELIEALELGHLMVVGEMILTSAFHRQESRGAHSREDYPQRNDGEFLKHTLSYYSAAGIDLEYMPVVVNRFEPKERKY; translated from the coding sequence ATGTTAGAACATGATGTAATTATTGTGGGTGGTGGTTTAGCGGGCTGTCGCGCTGCCCTAGAAATTAAAAAAATTAACCCCCGTTTAAATGTGGGTTTAGTGGCAAAAACCCACCCCATTCGCTCCCACTCCGTCGCGGCACAGGGGGGGATTGCGGCAACGCTGAATAATGTGGATCCCGAGGATAGTTGGGAAGCCCACGCTTTTGATACGGTGAAGGGATCCGATTATCTGGCGGATCAGGATGCGGTGGAGATTCTGACCAAGGAAGCGCCCGATGTGATTATTGATTTAGAACACATGGGGGTTCTATTTTCCCGCTTGCCCGATGGTCACATTGCCCAGCGTGCTTTTGGCGGCCATTCCCACAAACGGACTTGTTACGCGGCCGATAAGACAGGCCACGCCATTTTACATGAGTTGGTTAGCAATCTCCGCCGCTATGGGGTACAGATTTATGATGAGTGGTATGTGATGCGCCTGATTCTGGAGGAGGATGAGGCGAAAGGGGTGGTGATGTTCCATATTCTGGACGGCCATCTGGAGGTGGTGCGGGCGAAGGTGGTGATGTTTGCGACGGGGGGCTATGGCCGGGTATTTAACACTACGTCTAATGATTTTGCTTCGACGGGGGACGGTCTAGCCATGTGTGCAATGGCGGGGTTGCCTCTGGAGGATATGGAGTTTGTGCAGTTTCACCCGACGGGGTTGTATCCGGTGGGGGTGTTGATTTCTGAGGCGGTACGGGGGGAAGGGGCTTATTTACGCAATAGTGAGGGCGATCGCTTTATGGCCAATTATGCCCCCAACCAGATGGAGTTAGCCCCCCGGGATATTACCTCACGGGCGATTACCCTAGAAATTCGGGCAGGGCGGGGAATCCATGCCGATGGCAGCCCTGGAGGGCCTTTTGTCCATCTGGACTTACGGCACATGGGGGAGGAAAAAATCATGAGTCGGGTTCCTTTCTGTTGGGAGGAAGCCCATCGTTTGGTGGGGGTGGATGCGGTACATGAACCCATGCCTGTACGCCCGACGGCGCACTATTCAATGGGGGGAATTCCAGTCAATACGGATGGACAAGTACGACGAAGTGGCGATCGCCTAGTTGAGGGATTTTTCGCGGCTGGAGAATGTGCTTGTGTGTCTGTCCACGGGGCGAATCGTTTGGGCAGTAACTCCCTCTTAGAATGTGTGGTTTATGGCCGTCGCACTGGGCGCAGTATTGCCGAATATGTCCAGACGCGCAAAATGCCCACCTTTGACGCGCAATTCTACATTACAGAAGCGGAAAAGCGCATTCAAGGCTTATTGAATCAAGAGGGGACAATGCGCATCGGCGCGCTACGTTCAGCATTTCAAGATTGTATGACCGAACATTGCGGCGTATTTCGCACAGAATCGGTCATGGCGCAAGGATTAGAGGCCATTCGAGAACTCCAAGCCCAATATCCCCAAGTTTATCTAGATGATAAAGGAACTCACTGGAATACGGAGTTAATTGAGGCTTTAGAATTAGGTCATTTAATGGTCGTCGGGGAGATGATTTTAACTTCAGCTTTTCACCGCCAAGAAAGCCGAGGGGCGCACTCCCGGGAGGATTATCCTCAACGCAATGATGGGGAGTTTCTCAAGCATACTTTGAGTTATTATTCTGCCGCCGGGATTGATTTGGAATATATGCCCGTAGTGGTGAATCGTTTTGAACCCAAGGAACGGAAATATTAA
- a CDS encoding DNA-methyltransferase translates to MISNGFFIDDQQLLLPPTLQNITTSQKDIPRLAKDPYIVQQIETVIQQIPTNHALFQTDSRHLSFIEDQSVHLVLTSPPYWTLKPYREHKSQLGNIENYLEFLQELNKVWQHCYRILVPGGRLVCVVGDVCLSRRKNKGRHTVIPLHSAIQEQCRQIGFNNLSPIIWHKISNANYEASGNGEGFLGKPYEPNGVIKNDIEYILMERKPGGYRKPSLETRVLSLISAENHQQWFQSIWSGIPGQSTRHHPAPYPEVLASRLIRMFSFVGDTVVDPFMGTGTTIVAAANWGRNSVGIEIDPHYFKYAEQRIYNATSSLFCSATIMTKIR, encoded by the coding sequence ATGATATCTAATGGGTTTTTTATAGACGATCAACAGTTATTATTACCCCCCACATTACAGAATATAACGACCTCCCAGAAAGACATTCCGCGACTGGCAAAAGATCCATATATTGTCCAGCAAATCGAAACAGTAATTCAACAAATACCCACCAACCATGCTCTCTTTCAGACCGATTCACGCCACTTATCTTTTATTGAAGATCAATCCGTTCATTTAGTGCTAACTTCTCCTCCTTATTGGACATTAAAACCCTATAGAGAGCATAAAAGCCAACTTGGCAATATTGAGAATTATCTAGAATTTTTACAGGAACTTAATAAAGTATGGCAACACTGTTATAGAATCTTAGTTCCCGGAGGTAGATTAGTTTGTGTGGTGGGGGATGTGTGTCTATCTCGGCGCAAAAATAAGGGAAGGCATACAGTAATTCCCCTTCATTCTGCCATTCAAGAACAATGCCGTCAGATTGGTTTTAATAACCTGTCTCCAATTATTTGGCATAAAATTAGTAATGCTAACTATGAAGCCTCTGGCAATGGGGAAGGTTTTTTAGGCAAACCCTATGAACCGAATGGAGTAATTAAAAATGATATTGAGTACATTTTAATGGAACGGAAACCCGGAGGATATAGAAAACCTTCCCTAGAAACTCGTGTACTTTCTCTCATCTCGGCTGAGAATCATCAACAATGGTTTCAATCCATTTGGTCTGGAATTCCGGGTCAATCGACTCGCCATCATCCGGCTCCTTATCCTGAAGTCTTAGCAAGTCGTTTGATTAGAATGTTTAGTTTTGTGGGAGATACTGTTGTTGACCCCTTTATGGGAACTGGAACGACGATAGTGGCAGCCGCAAACTGGGGGAGAAATAGTGTCGGCATTGAAATTGATCCCCATTATTTTAAATATGCTGAACAACGAATTTATAACGCTACATCATCCTTGTTTTGTTCTGCTACAATTATGACTAAAATCAGATAA
- the dapB gene encoding 4-hydroxy-tetrahydrodipicolinate reductase yields MENEALIPVVVNGAAGKMGREVVKTVAQAEDMMLIGAVDHNPEVLGQDVGIVAGCGELEVPILNDLQSVLVLATQEKVQGVMVDFTHPDGVYENVRSAIAYGVRPVVGTTGLSPEQLDDLSEFAEKASTGALVIPNFSIGMVLLQQAALQASKYFDHVEIIELHHNQKADAPSGTAIKTAQMLAEMGKTYNPPSVQESEKLPGARGSIAEENIRIHSVRLPGLLAHQEVLFGSPGQVYTLRHDTSDRACYMPGVLLAIRKVTELKSLVYGLEKIL; encoded by the coding sequence ATGGAAAACGAAGCACTAATTCCTGTTGTTGTTAATGGTGCCGCAGGCAAGATGGGGCGCGAAGTGGTGAAAACTGTTGCCCAAGCAGAGGATATGATGCTGATTGGGGCGGTGGATCATAATCCCGAAGTGTTAGGACAAGATGTGGGAATTGTGGCCGGATGTGGGGAATTAGAAGTTCCCATTCTCAATGACTTACAAAGTGTGTTAGTCCTCGCCACTCAGGAGAAAGTGCAAGGGGTGATGGTGGATTTCACCCACCCTGATGGTGTGTATGAAAATGTGCGGAGTGCGATCGCCTATGGAGTTCGTCCCGTCGTCGGCACCACCGGACTTTCCCCCGAACAACTAGACGACCTGAGCGAATTTGCCGAAAAAGCCAGCACCGGAGCCCTCGTCATCCCCAACTTCTCCATCGGGATGGTACTCCTCCAACAGGCCGCCCTCCAAGCCTCCAAATACTTTGATCACGTCGAAATCATCGAACTCCACCACAACCAAAAAGCCGATGCCCCCAGTGGCACCGCCATCAAAACCGCCCAAATGCTCGCCGAAATGGGCAAAACCTACAATCCCCCTAGCGTCCAAGAAAGCGAAAAACTCCCCGGAGCCCGAGGCAGTATAGCAGAGGAAAACATCCGCATCCATAGCGTGCGTTTACCTGGCCTTCTCGCTCATCAAGAGGTTCTATTCGGCTCACCCGGACAGGTTTACACCCTCCGTCATGATACGAGCGATCGCGCCTGTTATATGCCCGGTGTTCTCCTCGCCATCCGCAAGGTGACAGAACTAAAATCCTTAGTGTACGGTTTAGAGAAAATCCTCTAG
- a CDS encoding S1 RNA-binding domain-containing protein produces the protein MTSESTRPPKANVAFSMDDFAKALEQEQYDYVFQRGQVVRGRPLEYTTEGVFVDIGGKSSAFVPKDEAALGAVEDLRELLPMDEELEFVIIREQDADGQVILSRRQLALKQAWSDLVEMQTTGQSLQVRIKGVNRGGVIGEVKGLRAFIPRSHLVEKEDLDSLVGQQLTVTCLQVDPESKKLVLSQREAARSQAMKQVEAGGVVSGKVVSLKPYGAFVETEEGVTGLLHISQVSGLPIHDIHTVLQVGQQIKVVITEIDEYKNRISLSTKILEAYPGELLENLAAVMSNAQERLAAANNPSQSPESESSQVPE, from the coding sequence ATGACTTCAGAATCCACCCGTCCTCCTAAAGCTAACGTTGCTTTTTCTATGGACGACTTTGCCAAAGCCCTCGAACAGGAACAATATGATTATGTTTTTCAACGGGGGCAAGTTGTGCGCGGCAGACCTTTGGAATATACCACCGAGGGGGTTTTTGTTGATATTGGGGGCAAGTCGTCGGCCTTTGTCCCCAAAGACGAGGCCGCATTAGGAGCAGTGGAGGATCTTCGGGAACTCCTGCCGATGGATGAAGAACTGGAGTTTGTGATTATTCGTGAACAGGATGCCGATGGTCAGGTGATTCTCTCCCGTCGTCAGTTGGCTCTGAAACAAGCTTGGAGTGACTTAGTGGAAATGCAGACCACTGGGCAATCGTTGCAGGTACGGATTAAGGGTGTGAATCGGGGCGGTGTGATTGGGGAAGTTAAGGGACTGCGGGCGTTTATTCCGCGATCGCATTTGGTGGAAAAAGAAGACCTAGACAGCCTAGTAGGTCAACAATTGACCGTGACTTGTTTACAAGTAGACCCAGAGAGCAAAAAACTGGTACTCTCCCAACGAGAAGCCGCCCGTTCCCAAGCCATGAAACAGGTTGAAGCCGGGGGGGTAGTATCCGGGAAAGTGGTTAGTCTCAAGCCCTATGGGGCGTTTGTGGAGACAGAAGAAGGGGTGACGGGACTCCTCCACATTAGCCAAGTCAGTGGTCTACCTATTCATGACATCCACACGGTTTTACAAGTGGGGCAACAAATCAAGGTCGTGATTACGGAGATTGACGAGTATAAAAATCGCATCTCTCTGTCTACTAAGATTTTAGAAGCCTATCCCGGCGAATTATTGGAAAATTTGGCCGCCGTGATGAGCAACGCTCAGGAACGTCTGGCGGCCGCTAATAATCCTTCTCAGTCGCCGGAAAGCGAGTCATCACAGGTTCCAGAGTAG
- a CDS encoding dienelactone hydrolase family protein produces the protein MTPIQTQSVLVQNGDLAIEAYLATPQGEGVYPAVIVIQEVFGVNEHIKDVTERFAQAGYVAIAPAIYQRLAPGFAVGYTPDGLAQGREYKEQTKASELLSDLQSTLDYLHRLPQVKPGGVGCIGFCFGGHVAYLAATLPGIRATASFYGAGIATLTPGGGEPTLRRTSEIQGTLYAFFGEEDPLIPLEQVEEIEAELQKQQISHQIFRYAGAGHGFFCDQRPDYRKAAAQDAWQKVLQLFSSTL, from the coding sequence ATGACCCCTATTCAAACTCAGTCTGTATTGGTTCAAAACGGCGACCTCGCCATTGAAGCTTATTTAGCTACGCCCCAAGGTGAGGGGGTTTATCCAGCAGTAATCGTGATTCAAGAAGTCTTCGGGGTGAATGAGCATATCAAAGATGTGACCGAACGTTTCGCTCAAGCGGGATATGTGGCGATCGCCCCCGCCATTTATCAACGCCTCGCCCCCGGTTTTGCCGTAGGCTACACCCCCGACGGACTCGCCCAAGGACGAGAGTATAAAGAACAAACCAAAGCCTCCGAACTCCTCAGCGACCTCCAGAGTACCCTAGATTATCTGCACCGCCTCCCCCAAGTCAAACCCGGTGGCGTAGGCTGTATCGGCTTTTGTTTTGGTGGTCATGTGGCCTACCTCGCCGCCACCCTGCCCGGAATTCGCGCCACCGCCTCCTTTTATGGGGCCGGAATCGCCACCCTCACCCCCGGCGGCGGGGAACCTACCCTGCGCCGCACCTCAGAGATTCAAGGCACCCTCTACGCCTTTTTCGGGGAAGAAGATCCCCTAATTCCCCTAGAACAAGTCGAGGAAATTGAGGCCGAATTGCAGAAACAGCAAATCTCCCACCAGATTTTCCGCTATGCTGGGGCAGGTCATGGCTTCTTCTGTGACCAGCGCCCCGATTACCGCAAGGCCGCCGCTCAGGATGCTTGGCAGAAAGTGTTACAGTTGTTTAGCTCCACACTTTAA